From a single Kitasatospora azatica KCTC 9699 genomic region:
- a CDS encoding urease subunit alpha: MTSISPHDYISVHGPRTGDRIRLGDSGLIVRVEADSQAPGDEFLAGFGKTARDGLHLKAATVRSTCDVVISNVLVIDAVQGIVKTSIGLINGRIAAIGRAGNPDTMDGVDVVVGTGTTIVSGEGLIATAGAIDTHVHLLSPRIMEASLASGVTTIIGQEFGPVWGVGVNSPWALRHAFNAFDAWPVNIGFLGRGSSSDPGPLVEALAEGGASGFKVHEDMGAHTRALDTALRVAEEYDVQVALHTDGLNECLSVEDTLAVLEGRTIHAFHIEGCGGGHVPNVLKMAGVANVIGSSTNPTLPFGRDALAEAAGMIVSAHDLKLDLPGDAAMARDRVRAGTMGAEGVLHDLGMIGITSSDAQGMGRAGETVRRTFAMAGKMKAERGPLDGGYGTRESGDDNERVLRYIAKLTINPAIAHGLSHEVGSIEVGKLGDIVLWRPDHFGAKPQLVLKGGFPAYGVVGDPNASTDRCEPLLLGPQFGAHGATAADISVAFVAQAAADGAYLDQAADQLPTRRRRVGVRGTRGIGPRDMVRNAQIGSVSVDAANGLVSLNGEPLRSEPSESVSLSRLYFL, translated from the coding sequence GTGACGTCGATTTCTCCCCACGACTACATCTCCGTGCACGGTCCCCGCACCGGCGACCGGATCCGGCTCGGCGACTCCGGACTGATCGTCCGGGTCGAAGCCGACTCACAGGCCCCCGGTGACGAGTTCCTGGCCGGCTTCGGCAAGACCGCGCGCGACGGCCTGCACCTCAAGGCCGCCACCGTCCGCTCCACCTGCGACGTGGTGATCAGCAACGTGCTGGTGATCGACGCGGTCCAGGGCATCGTGAAGACCTCGATCGGCCTGATCAACGGCCGGATCGCGGCGATCGGCCGGGCCGGCAACCCCGACACCATGGACGGCGTGGACGTGGTGGTCGGCACCGGCACCACGATCGTCTCCGGCGAGGGCCTGATCGCCACCGCCGGCGCCATCGACACCCATGTCCACCTGCTCTCGCCACGGATCATGGAGGCCTCGCTGGCCTCCGGCGTGACCACCATCATCGGCCAGGAGTTCGGGCCGGTCTGGGGCGTGGGCGTCAACTCCCCCTGGGCGCTGCGGCACGCCTTCAACGCCTTCGACGCCTGGCCGGTCAACATCGGCTTCCTCGGCCGGGGTTCCTCCTCCGACCCGGGCCCGCTGGTCGAGGCGCTGGCCGAGGGCGGGGCCAGCGGCTTCAAGGTGCACGAGGACATGGGCGCGCACACCCGGGCGCTGGACACCGCGCTCCGGGTAGCCGAGGAGTACGACGTCCAAGTCGCCCTGCACACCGACGGGTTGAACGAGTGCCTGTCGGTCGAGGACACCCTCGCGGTGCTCGAGGGCCGAACCATCCACGCCTTCCACATCGAGGGCTGCGGCGGCGGCCACGTCCCCAACGTGCTGAAGATGGCCGGCGTCGCCAACGTCATCGGCTCCTCCACCAACCCGACCCTGCCGTTCGGCCGGGACGCGCTGGCCGAGGCCGCCGGCATGATCGTCTCCGCCCACGACCTCAAGCTCGACCTGCCCGGCGACGCCGCCATGGCCCGCGACCGGGTCCGGGCCGGCACCATGGGCGCCGAGGGCGTGCTGCACGACCTCGGCATGATCGGCATCACCTCCTCCGACGCCCAGGGCATGGGCCGGGCCGGCGAGACCGTGCGCCGCACCTTCGCGATGGCCGGCAAGATGAAGGCCGAACGCGGCCCGCTGGACGGCGGCTACGGCACCAGGGAGAGCGGCGACGACAACGAGCGGGTGCTCCGCTACATCGCCAAGCTCACCATCAACCCCGCCATCGCGCACGGCCTTTCGCACGAGGTCGGCTCGATCGAGGTCGGCAAGCTCGGCGACATCGTGCTCTGGCGCCCCGACCACTTCGGCGCCAAGCCGCAACTGGTGCTGAAGGGCGGCTTCCCCGCGTACGGCGTGGTCGGCGACCCCAACGCCTCCACCGACCGCTGCGAACCCCTGCTCCTCGGCCCACAGTTCGGCGCCCACGGCGCCACCGCCGCCGACATCTCGGTCGCCTTCGTCGCCCAGGCCGCCGCCGACGGCGCCTACCTGGACCAGGCCGCCGACCAACTCCCCACCCGACGACGACGGGTGGGCGTGCGCGGAACCCGCGGGATCGGCCCGCGCGACATGGTCCGCAACGCGCAGATCGGTTCGGTCAGCGTCGACGCGGCCAACGGCCTGGTCTCGCTCAACGGCGAACCGCTGCGCTCCGAGCCCTCCGAGAGCGTCTCGCTCAGCCGCCTGTACTTCTTGTAA
- the ureA gene encoding urease subunit gamma: MRLTPTERDRLLIFTAAELARARRARGVRLNVPEATALIADTVCEAARDGLRLAEAIEAGRTVLSAADVLPGVPDVVTVVQVEAVFDDGTRLAVINDPFQGAGSLGEEAPGAALPGSGAGYDPVEETVVLPVHNTSPVPISVTSHYHFFEVNPRLAFDRAAAYGTRLAVPAGSSVRFDPGAVVEVGLVPIAGARVAIGFAGLVDGPLDAPGAREAALEKARATGYLINFDNSEVES, encoded by the coding sequence GTGCGACTCACCCCCACCGAACGGGACCGGCTGCTGATCTTCACAGCCGCCGAACTGGCCCGCGCCCGGCGCGCCCGCGGCGTGCGGCTCAACGTGCCCGAGGCCACAGCGCTGATCGCCGACACGGTCTGCGAGGCCGCCCGCGACGGGCTGCGACTGGCCGAGGCGATCGAGGCCGGCCGCACCGTGCTCAGCGCCGCCGACGTGCTGCCCGGCGTGCCCGACGTGGTCACCGTGGTGCAGGTGGAGGCCGTGTTCGACGACGGCACCAGGCTCGCCGTGATCAACGACCCGTTCCAGGGCGCCGGTTCACTCGGCGAGGAGGCCCCGGGCGCGGCGCTGCCGGGCAGCGGCGCCGGCTACGACCCGGTCGAGGAGACCGTGGTCCTGCCCGTCCACAACACCTCGCCGGTACCGATCTCGGTCACCTCGCACTACCACTTCTTCGAGGTCAATCCCCGCCTCGCCTTCGACCGGGCGGCCGCCTACGGCACCCGGCTCGCCGTGCCGGCCGGCTCCTCGGTGCGCTTCGACCCCGGCGCGGTGGTCGAGGTCGGACTGGTCCCGATCGCCGGCGCGCGGGTGGCGATCGGCTTCGCCGGCCTGGTCGACGGCCCGCTCGACGCCCCCGGCGCCCGCGAGGCCGCCCTGGAGAAGGCCCGCGCCACCGGCTACCTGATCAACTTCGACAACTCGGAGGTCGAGTCGTGA